One genomic window of Cetobacterium ceti includes the following:
- a CDS encoding deoxycytidylate deaminase codes for MGKRNDYIDWDEYFMGVAILSSKRSKDPGTQVGACIVTPDKRIVGVGYNGFPMGCSDDDFPWDREGDFLDTKYPFVCHAEMNAILNSIKSLKGCTIYVDLFPCNECAKSIIQSGIREIVYLSDKYSGTPSDIASKKMLDAAGVNYRKLKSEIDHLVLDFRKN; via the coding sequence ATGGGAAAACGTAATGATTATATAGATTGGGATGAATATTTTATGGGAGTTGCTATTCTTTCTTCCAAAAGAAGTAAGGATCCAGGAACTCAAGTGGGAGCTTGTATAGTAACTCCAGATAAGAGAATAGTTGGAGTGGGATATAATGGATTTCCAATGGGATGTTCTGATGATGATTTTCCTTGGGATAGAGAGGGAGACTTTTTAGATACTAAATATCCATTTGTTTGTCATGCAGAGATGAATGCCATATTAAATAGTATAAAAAGTTTAAAGGGATGTACAATATATGTGGATTTATTTCCATGTAATGAATGTGCAAAGAGTATAATTCAAAGTGGAATTAGAGAGATTGTTTATCTTTCAGATAAATATAGTGGAACTCCAAGTGATATAGCTTCTAAAAAAATGTTAGATGCTGCTGGGGTAAATTATAGAAAGTTAAAAAGTGAAATAGATCATTTAGTTTTAGATTTTAGAAAAAACTAA
- a CDS encoding TFIIB-type zinc ribbon-containing protein → MRKLIIKCPKCKGKMRINDKVAKYRCPNCKEVYKFTSLKRAGYKFIGFFKGIYTTIVDIKNNIKYKFKTAKTTYQYMKQMKQNMKNNPNWSNYYNEMKEQQKMKKASKPSFWNKFKK, encoded by the coding sequence ATGAGAAAACTTATAATTAAATGTCCAAAATGTAAGGGGAAAATGAGAATTAATGATAAGGTAGCTAAATACAGATGCCCTAATTGTAAGGAAGTGTATAAATTTACCTCTTTAAAAAGAGCTGGCTATAAGTTTATAGGTTTCTTCAAGGGAATTTATACGACTATTGTTGATATTAAAAATAATATTAAATATAAGTTTAAAACTGCTAAGACAACATATCAATATATGAAGCAGATGAAACAAAATATGAAAAATAATCCAAACTGGTCCAACTACTACAATGAAATGAAGGAACAGCAAAAAATGAAAAAGGCAAGTAAACCCTCTTTCTGGAATAAGTTTAAAAAATAA